From Nitrospinota bacterium:
GTGCGGCGGGCGTCGTCCAATATCTTGTCCACCTCGGCGTTGGAGTAGCTTATAAAGTTAAGTTCGTGCTCGCCGGTCTTTTTTGAATTCCATATCTCATACTGGTCCGGGTCTATCCCCAGGCTCCACCCGAGTATGCAGGCGTCGAAATTGCGCTTGTTGATGAAATTGTTTATGAATGACGACCACTCCAGCACCCGCACGCCGACCTTGATCCCCACCTGCTTCAAGCGCTGCTGGAGTATCTCCGCCGTCTTGGCGCGCAGGGGGTTTCCCTGGTTTGTGATTATCTCGAACTCGAAAGGCTTGCCGTCCTTGACAAGGTAGCCCTCGGAGTTCTTCTGGCTCCATCCCGCCTCTTTCAAAAGAGCGGCCGCCTTGGCCGGGTCATACGTATATTTTTTCACGTCGCTTTTGTACGCCCACGTGCCAGGCTTGTACGGCACGTCCGCCTCCTGCCCCAGGCCCATCAGCACGCCGTCTATAAGTTCGCGCTTGTCTATGGCGTATGTTATGGCCTGGCGCACCCTTTTGTCGGCGAACATGGGCCTTTGCATGTTGTAGCCCATATATGTGTAGGCGTTGGCCAGGTACTTGTACTTCCTGTAATTCTTCTGGAAATATTCGCCGTCCGTCTGCTTGAGGTATTGCAGCGGCTGGAGGCTCATCATGTCTATGCCGCCGGATTTAAGCTCCAGGAACTGGGTTGCCGGGTCTGGTATCACCCTTGTGATGTTCTTTGCTATCATCGGCCGCCCAAGGTAATGGGCCGGATTGGACTCCAGAATGATGTGCGTCTGGGCCTTCCACTCCACAAAACGCCATGCGCCGTTGCCAACCGGGTTGCGCGCCAGCGGCGATTTTATCAAGTCGGCCGGTTTGGTCCCCTTCAGCAAATGCCTTGGAAGCCCCGTCATGCCCGCCATGCGCACCAACGCCGGCGCATATGGCTCCTTGAACGTGACCCGGAAAGTGAAATCGTCCGGCGCCTCGGCTTTCTGGATTTGCATAAAATCCTCCTTATACGCCGATGGGACGTCCGGATGGACCATCATTTCGTACTGGAACAACAGGTCGTCCGCTGAAAAATGGGCTCCGTCATGCCATTTTATGTTTTTGCGCAGATGGAATGTGATCGTTTTCTGGTCCGCTGAAACGTCCCACTTCTCCGCCATGCCTGGTATGAGGTCATAATTTTTGTCCAGCCGCATAAGCTGGCCGAAAACAGCGTCAGCCACCCCGGCTGAAGCGGAGTCCGCCGCCAGAAAGGGGATGAGGTTGGAAGCGTCGCCTATTGATTCGGCCACGAGAGTATCGCCGAAATCCTGCGCGTTTGGAGATTCTTTTGTTGGAGATGCGGAAGGGGAGGAAATATCCGGCTTCTGCGGCGCGCTGCTATTGTCGCACGCCGCAAAGGCCGTTAAACAAAAAGAAAGTATGATGGCGACCGCGGCTTTTGGCCGAATCGCCATCCTTAAATTACTTCTTGGCAGCCGGGGCAGCGGCAGGAGCCGGGGCAGCGGCCGGGGCCGGAGCGGCGGCAGGAGCCGGAGCGGCCGGTGCGGCGGCCGGGGCAGCAGCGCCCTCAGGAGCCGGAGCGGCGGCCGGAGCGGCGGCTTCAGGAGCCGGAGCCGGGGCCGGAGCCGGGGCGGCGGCAGGAGCCGGAGCAGGGGCCGGGGCCGGAGCAGGGGCTTCCTGCGTGCAGGCGATCATCGCAACGCTGACAAAAGCAAGTAAAGTGGCAATACGTTTCTTCATCTTTTCTCTATCCTCCGTTTTTTCCATTTGATCCGCCATTAACTGGCCCTGCCGCGCCGGGTTTCGACCCCGCTGACTCATCAAGGGGGCCTCCCGTATCGGTGGCCGCGCTGGCTGGATCTTTTTTGGTTTGAGACGCTTTGGCGCTGTCATCCGCCGGCAGTTCCACCGGAAGAGTGGCAGGACCCGCCGGAATAACCGACGTTTCCTTCCTCCCGCTGGACATCGCCGAAAGGGTCAACGACGTTAACATAAATATTATGGCGGCCCCGGTGGTTATCTTCGCCAGGGCGGAGGCAGGGCCTCTGGAGCCGAAAAGCGTCTGGCTTGAACCGCCAAACGCGGCCCCCATGGCGGCGCCTTTGCCTTGCTGCAGCAAAACTATGACAATCAAAGCCACCGCGACAACCACATGCGCCACAGTGACCAAGGTCGAAATCATTACTTACCACTCTCCCCTTGTATAAAAACAAGAAGGATAGCATAGACATTTGTCCGGCGCAACAGTCAAAGTGGGGATTATTATGAATTCCAAAATCGGCCGTGGTACCATATTAAAATGACTATAGTTGATGTTGACACCATTGTTTTCGACCTGGACGGCACCCTCATAGACTCCAAGGAAGACATCGCCGACGCGCTCAACCACACTTTCGGGGAAATGGGGTACGATCCGCTCCCCATGAGCGTGATCGAAAGCTTTGTCGGCAATGGAATCAATCCGCTCATCCATAAGGCCGTAATTGCGGCGGACCATCTGGAGCGGGAGACAGAGGCTCTGAACCTATTCCGGGAGCGGTATTGGGAGCGTTTGCTGGTGAAGACCCGGCCATACGACGGAGTTGCCGACACCCTCAAAAAGCTGGGCGGGCGCTATCATATGGGGCTGATCTCCAACAAGCCGCAGCGGTTCACCTTCAAAATAGTGGATGAACTGGGCTGGGGGCCATATTTTGACGGGGCCGTTTACGGCGGTGACACGTTGCCCGTGAAAAAGCCGGATCCGGCGGCGCTTCTGGCCATAGCGGAAAAGTACGGAACGGCCCCGGAAAGGTTGATGATAGTGGGCGACTCCGCCGTGGACGTGGCCACCGGCAGGAACGCCGGCGCCCGCACAGTGGGCGTCACATACGGGTTTCGCGGCGTGGACGAGCTTAAGGATGCCGGGGTGGAAATATTGATAGACCGCTTCGGCGAGCTTCTGGACATCCTCGGCGGCGCAAAATGATCCGCGAAGGGGAATGCATTGGCTGCGGCGGATGCTGCCGCAAAATGCGGATCACCGGGATATTGAGCCACGTGATAGGCCAGCACGGCTCCATGGACGAGGCCCGCGCCTATTACAGCTTCCGCAAAATCGCCATAACCCAGGTTGATCCCTCCACCGACACACTCTGTTTCGAGCTGGACATCCCCTGCGACAAACTGACGCCAGGCAACCACTGTTTGCTGCACGGCCAACCAGAGTTAAAGCCTGTGATCTGCCACCGTTATCCTATGGCGCCGGACGATATTGAAGGGTGCGGATTTAATTGGAGGTAGGCCGCTCAATATATAGAAATATATGGCCATTCCAATGAAGGGAACTGCTGCGCCCGGCCACATGTCATCAAAATCAGACTCCAAAGAGTTATATGGTATAATCCTCGCATCTATACGGGATTGAGATTATGAGCACCCGGTTCCTCGCGCAATTTCTGATAATTCCAACGTTCCTGGCGGTCATTGCCGGATGCGGCGCTTCTATAGATAAGGAGAAAGGCTCCTCCTCTGGAGCCACCAGCGCCAAATTACAGCTTACATGGCCCGAGGGCTACCGTTACGATCCGGCCACGCGAAAACTCACGGCGCCTTCTTCATTCGTCCGCAGGGAAGCGCCCTTCTATGTCACCAGCGTCACGATGACCGTCAGCGGCCCGGACATGGAGCCGATGACCGTGGACGTTCCGCTGGACACTTTGACCGTTGACCTTACAGTTACTTTCGGCGAGCGCTATTTCGACGTTCTGGTGGAGACGGAATACGGCGATACGTTCACGGGGTCGGAGACGGCGGCGGTGTCTCCATTCGGCTCCCCGGTGCTGGTGATCGAGCTTGAAGTGAACGCGCCCCCGGTGATAACGGGGATTGAAATGTCCATCCCCGAACCCAGACCCGGGGACACCATTTCGGTGACAGGATACGCCGAAGACCCGGATGCTGACGATGAGTTGACTTACGCCTGGTACGCCTACGGGCTCAACGGCTCTGAATCGGCTTCGGGCCAGACTGTGACCGGCAGCGTGCCCATTGAAGGCGGGCAGTTCACCATCATACTGGTTGTGGATGACGGGCACGGCGGAGTGGCTTCGCAGGAACTGACCTTCGACGCCAGGGGGACGGCGCCCGTGATACTGGGGATGACCGCCTCCAACACGGCCCCGAAGATAGGGGATGTGGTCAACCTTTACGGCTACGCCACGGACGACGATCCGGGCGACACGCTGACCTACGAGTGGACTGTGACGGACCCAAAGGGGAGTTCGTACAACGTGCAGGGGGATAACGCGTCCATGACGATTTCCTCCACCGGCGCGCACGAAGTGACACTGACGGTGACCGATCTGCAGGGCAACTACGCCACATCTTCCATGACCATTGACGTGATCTGCAACTACGGCACGCCGCAGGCTCCAATAAACGTCACGGCGGCCGCAGGCACGGGCAGCTCGATAGTGATAAGCTACCAGTATCCCGGCGGCGGGGCAGGCGAAACGTCTGACGGGATCGCGGTGTACAACCTTTCATGGAAGGACGTAACGCTCACCACCACTGGATGGAAGGGGGGATATTCACGCACCGGGAGCATCACCTATTCTTGCACCCAGGGCCATCAGTATAATTTCCAGGTGAGCGCTGGCAATTCATGTTATGTGGCGGGTTCGTACTCCGCATGGACTGGACAGATAATATGCCCATAACAGTGTGTACATGCAATTTATGAACAAGAACAGTTTCCGTGTCGCGGCAATAGCGGCGTTCGCGGTCGTCTTGCTTGCCGCCGGGCGCTCCTGGTCCGCGCCGATAAGCGCGAAGGCCGTTCACGTTGAAGGCTCCGTTGTGGTAATCTCCGTCAGGGACGCAAAGATGCGCGCCGTGGCGAAGGGGGACACTTTCTCGGAAGGGGACAGGATAAAAACATCCTCCAATGGCGTGGTGGAGGTGGAACTGGACACAAGCGACCTTATCCGGCTGGACAAAAACTCCGACCTGGTGATAAAGTCGCTCAACCGTAATCCCAAAGGCTCCACCTTCTCCATCTTCAGCCTGATGATCGGAAGGGTCAAATCCGCCGTCTCAAGGCTTGCGGACCGTGAATCAAGGTTTGAATACCATACAAAGGCCGCGATATGCGGCGTTTCCGGCACTCCCCCTTTCATTGTGGAGTCCACAAATGGCGAGACCAACGTGGACCTTCTCGGCGAACCTGGCGAAAAAGGTTCGGTTTATGTCAGGGGATTCGATCCTGCGGCGACCATGGTACATGTCCTTTCCGGCTCCCGCACCGTTGTGAACTTCGGGTCGGCTCCCACCGCTCCTTTTCCAATCTCTTCTGACAGGCGCCAGCATTTGAACAGGACTGT
This genomic window contains:
- a CDS encoding peptide-binding protein — protein: MAIRPKAAVAIILSFCLTAFAACDNSSAPQKPDISSPSASPTKESPNAQDFGDTLVAESIGDASNLIPFLAADSASAGVADAVFGQLMRLDKNYDLIPGMAEKWDVSADQKTITFHLRKNIKWHDGAHFSADDLLFQYEMMVHPDVPSAYKEDFMQIQKAEAPDDFTFRVTFKEPYAPALVRMAGMTGLPRHLLKGTKPADLIKSPLARNPVGNGAWRFVEWKAQTHIILESNPAHYLGRPMIAKNITRVIPDPATQFLELKSGGIDMMSLQPLQYLKQTDGEYFQKNYRKYKYLANAYTYMGYNMQRPMFADKRVRQAITYAIDKRELIDGVLMGLGQEADVPYKPGTWAYKSDVKKYTYDPAKAAALLKEAGWSQKNSEGYLVKDGKPFEFEIITNQGNPLRAKTAEILQQRLKQVGIKVGVRVLEWSSFINNFINKRNFDACILGWSLGIDPDQYEIWNSKKTGEHELNFISYSNAEVDKILDDARRTFNKEARKKLYHRFQDILADEQPYTFLYVPEALPIVSSRVRGIDPGPAGIAYNFDEWWIPKAGHKRPVITK
- a CDS encoding PKD domain-containing protein, with the protein product MSTRFLAQFLIIPTFLAVIAGCGASIDKEKGSSSGATSAKLQLTWPEGYRYDPATRKLTAPSSFVRREAPFYVTSVTMTVSGPDMEPMTVDVPLDTLTVDLTVTFGERYFDVLVETEYGDTFTGSETAAVSPFGSPVLVIELEVNAPPVITGIEMSIPEPRPGDTISVTGYAEDPDADDELTYAWYAYGLNGSESASGQTVTGSVPIEGGQFTIILVVDDGHGGVASQELTFDARGTAPVILGMTASNTAPKIGDVVNLYGYATDDDPGDTLTYEWTVTDPKGSSYNVQGDNASMTISSTGAHEVTLTVTDLQGNYATSSMTIDVICNYGTPQAPINVTAAAGTGSSIVISYQYPGGGAGETSDGIAVYNLSWKDVTLTTTGWKGGYSRTGSITYSCTQGHQYNFQVSAGNSCYVAGSYSAWTGQIICP
- a CDS encoding FecR domain-containing protein, whose amino-acid sequence is MNKNSFRVAAIAAFAVVLLAAGRSWSAPISAKAVHVEGSVVVISVRDAKMRAVAKGDTFSEGDRIKTSSNGVVEVELDTSDLIRLDKNSDLVIKSLNRNPKGSTFSIFSLMIGRVKSAVSRLADRESRFEYHTKAAICGVSGTPPFIVESTNGETNVDLLGEPGEKGSVYVRGFDPAATMVHVLSGSRTVVNFGSAPTAPFPISSDRRQHLNRTVPFKTVPKIQHAPEAKKENGEPKEEPKEESGGQDKQGSAGEVKEPDANGQVDAPGAGFNDAIDTMTLNNLSRNVSVPKQLSPEDAAGTAAIEQFGTSQQGVIEGQAETSGAAAIPPASASVQVQIKLK
- the secG gene encoding preprotein translocase subunit SecG yields the protein MSTLVTVAHVVVAVALIVIVLLQQGKGAAMGAAFGGSSQTLFGSRGPASALAKITTGAAIIFMLTSLTLSAMSSGRKETSVIPAGPATLPVELPADDSAKASQTKKDPASAATDTGGPLDESAGSKPGAAGPVNGGSNGKNGG
- a CDS encoding HAD-IA family hydrolase; translated protein: MTIVDVDTIVFDLDGTLIDSKEDIADALNHTFGEMGYDPLPMSVIESFVGNGINPLIHKAVIAADHLERETEALNLFRERYWERLLVKTRPYDGVADTLKKLGGRYHMGLISNKPQRFTFKIVDELGWGPYFDGAVYGGDTLPVKKPDPAALLAIAEKYGTAPERLMIVGDSAVDVATGRNAGARTVGVTYGFRGVDELKDAGVEILIDRFGELLDILGGAK